The Pantoea cypripedii genomic interval GCGTTGGGGTGATTGGCATTGGTGGCCTCGGCCATATGGCGATCAAACTGCTGCGCGCGATGGGGGCGGAGGTCACCGCGTTCAGTTCGTCTGCCGGTAAAACCGAATCGATTCTGGCGATGGGTGCTGACTGTGTGATCAACAGCCGTGACCCGGAGGCGCTGAATGCGCTGGCAGGGCAGTTTGATTTGATTATCAGCACCGTGGCGGTGGATCTCGACTGGAAACCCTATTACCAGGCTCTGGCGCGTCAGGGCAAGTTCCACACCGTGGGTGCGGTGATGAAGCCGTTTGAAGTTCCGGCATTTAGCCTGATTGTTGGCGATCGTGCGGTTACCGGTTCCTCCACCGGTTCACCGGGTCAGCTGCGTGCGTTGCTGAAACTGGCATCCCGCGTCGATATCGCGCCGACTGTGGAAGAATTCCCGATGTCGAAAGTGAATGACGCGCTCGATCATGTCCGTGCCGGTAAAGCGCATTATCGCGTGGTGCTGAAAGCAGATTTCTGACAGGAGAGGCGCGATAAATCGCGCCTCTCAGGCACTGACTTGTAGCGGCGCGATTTATCGCGCTGTTTTTATCACACCGCTAAGGCTGAGGCGTTACCCTTGCGCATCATCCTTCTCGCCGAGGAACCAATACCACAGCGGAATCGACATCAGCGCGGTAAACACCGTGGTGTAGAGCGCGATCATAAAGCCCTGAGTCAGATACATGGTCAGAGACCAGCTGCTGAACGGGATACCATATTGTTCAATCACGCCGCCAATAATCGCATTACTCATCACTGTTCCAACAATCAGCGCCAGCACACACAGCCCATACAGGAAATGACGCATCTCCTTGCGCTTAACGGCGAAGCGGGCGCGAATAATGCCAAGCGGCGATTGCTGCGCGGCCAGCAGCACCTGCGTATCAACCGGCGCGCGTTGCTGAGCACGGAAACGCAGGATATCGACCAGCAAAAACGCCAGCAGACTCACCCCCATCACCGGCAGCGCATAACCGAGCGCCAGTGCCAGCAGCAAACAGGCCCCTTTGGCATAGTGTGGTAACGCCAGCCAGGCGGCTGTCAGAGTCTGGGTCGGACTGGCTTCTGCCTGCTGTGGCCGACGCAGCCACCACATGCGATAGCCCAGCACAATCATGGTGCATAAACCCAAACCGAAGGCCGCCAGCAGCAGCTGATTCGCCAGGCCGAACAACACCCCCATGTGCGCATCCACACCCCAGCGTGTCAGCTTCGCCACCAGCGGGAAACGATCGAAATACACATGATCGACAATGGTGAAATCCTGTGGATTCACTGACACGGCATCCACTTGCGTGGGCCAGCTGCGATCGATTTCGCTTACCGTCCATGCCTTATCCGCATTTTTCGGCTGACGTAACTCCAGTTTGGTTGCCGAGATTCCCGCCGCTCGCGCTGCGTACAACGCGCGATCCCAGTCGCCATCGGCGGCATTGATCGGGCCATGTGGTACCGGCATCGCCATCGTCGACATATCCATGCCCGGCATACTTTGATGGTCGGCATGAGGATCGGCAGGCATCGCAGGTTCATCGTGGTTGAGCGCGGTGTTGACCTGTGGCGTCAGCCAGTTCAGTTCGGTACGCCAGCGATCAATATTGCCACCTGCCCATTGTGACCAGGTCAGTCCGGTGACGGAGAAAAACAGTAAGCCCAGCAGCAGCGTCAGGCCGAGGGTGATGTGCCAGTGTCGGCTAAAGGCAAAGCGTCCACGCGGCGTTTTTGCCTTGCGGCGTGGACGCGTCCCCAGCCACAGCAGTACACCGCCCAGTGCAGCCACCCACAACCAGGACGCCGCG includes:
- the ahr gene encoding NADPH-dependent aldehyde reductase Ahr — protein: MKITSYAAMQAGEALVPYEYEAGPLAAEDVQVEVDYCGVCHSDLSMIDNEWGGSTYPLIAGHEVIGRVVALGEAAQNKGLSLGQRVGIGWTAKSCQHCDACITGDQVNCENGKVSTINNHGGFASHLRANWQWVIPLPESLDIATAGPLLCGGITVFKPLLMNNITATSRVGVIGIGGLGHMAIKLLRAMGAEVTAFSSSAGKTESILAMGADCVINSRDPEALNALAGQFDLIISTVAVDLDWKPYYQALARQGKFHTVGAVMKPFEVPAFSLIVGDRAVTGSSTGSPGQLRALLKLASRVDIAPTVEEFPMSKVNDALDHVRAGKAHYRVVLKADF
- a CDS encoding DUF2534 family protein, producing MSAVHSVAPRGAVLNLLRRLHFYIGLFVAPFIFIAALSGTLYVLTPQLENVLYKDALSVEPGSHAQPLSAQIAAARAYAGEKQRIYAVRPAPGASDTTRVQFSDPSLGASQSRSVFIDPYTLQVKGDMTVYGTSGVLPLRMTIDLLHSSLLLGDVGRNYSELAASWLWVAALGGVLLWLGTRPRRKAKTPRGRFAFSRHWHITLGLTLLLGLLFFSVTGLTWSQWAGGNIDRWRTELNWLTPQVNTALNHDEPAMPADPHADHQSMPGMDMSTMAMPVPHGPINAADGDWDRALYAARAAGISATKLELRQPKNADKAWTVSEIDRSWPTQVDAVSVNPQDFTIVDHVYFDRFPLVAKLTRWGVDAHMGVLFGLANQLLLAAFGLGLCTMIVLGYRMWWLRRPQQAEASPTQTLTAAWLALPHYAKGACLLLALALGYALPVMGVSLLAFLLVDILRFRAQQRAPVDTQVLLAAQQSPLGIIRARFAVKRKEMRHFLYGLCVLALIVGTVMSNAIIGGVIEQYGIPFSSWSLTMYLTQGFMIALYTTVFTALMSIPLWYWFLGEKDDAQG